One genomic window of Oleomonas cavernae includes the following:
- a CDS encoding PaaI family thioesterase encodes MSLETPARSFIEAIITGAPLARKLGVTLTAVGSDTIELALPFSPGNVTVGETVHGGTIASLIDIAGAGLSTLAADPARHTRGSTSSLVINYLRPANGVDLAAKGTILRAGRDTVISEIEVAGPDGKLVAKGTVTSRLA; translated from the coding sequence ATGTCGCTTGAAACCCCCGCCCGCAGCTTCATCGAAGCCATCATCACCGGCGCGCCGCTGGCCCGCAAACTGGGCGTGACGCTCACCGCGGTGGGCAGCGACACGATCGAACTGGCCCTGCCCTTCTCGCCCGGGAACGTGACCGTGGGCGAGACGGTGCACGGTGGCACCATTGCCAGCCTGATCGACATTGCCGGCGCCGGCCTGTCGACGCTCGCCGCCGATCCGGCCCGCCACACCAGGGGTTCCACGTCGTCGCTGGTCATCAACTATCTGCGGCCCGCCAACGGCGTCGACCTGGCGGCCAAGGGCACCATCCTGCGTGCCGGCCGCGACACGGTGATCAGCGAAATCGAGGTGGCCGGCCCCGACGGCAAGCTGGTCGCCAAAGGCACCGTGACCAGCCGCCTCGCCTGA
- a CDS encoding LysR family transcriptional regulator produces MSSKIPRVDTNLFQRIDLNLFRIFLEISRAGGIGAAARRLNVQQPSVSLALKRLEGHLDAVLCSRNTKGIVLTPAGRVVAAFAERIFQQVQSLPPSVAAAAGEIEGLLTIRAVSGVVSPELDATLEAMYRRHPRIRLHIEIAPHRLMLEALQKGAAEACISFDSAPRADLLYEPLMRERQQLYCGRSHPLYGAHVTNPESLFDQRFIVAGLDEPDDVRHFRQRYRLGEVPVGEAENLTEAQRMIRLGIGIGFLPTPVIEDTARRQEFWPILPSAMLPNYLLYLITKPAAQQTLPTQLFLAEIRRRLAARGGPI; encoded by the coding sequence TTGAGCAGTAAAATTCCCCGGGTCGACACCAACCTGTTCCAACGGATCGACCTCAACCTGTTTCGTATTTTCCTGGAAATCTCGCGGGCGGGCGGGATCGGCGCCGCGGCGCGCCGGCTGAATGTCCAGCAGCCCAGCGTCAGCCTGGCGCTGAAGCGGCTGGAGGGGCACCTCGACGCGGTGCTGTGCAGCCGCAACACCAAGGGCATCGTGCTGACCCCGGCCGGGCGCGTCGTCGCCGCCTTTGCCGAGCGGATTTTCCAGCAGGTGCAGAGCCTGCCGCCCTCCGTCGCGGCGGCGGCCGGCGAAATCGAGGGCCTGCTGACCATCCGTGCCGTCTCGGGCGTGGTCTCGCCCGAACTCGATGCGACGCTGGAGGCGATGTACCGGCGCCATCCGCGCATCCGCCTGCATATCGAGATCGCCCCGCACCGGCTGATGCTGGAAGCGCTGCAGAAGGGCGCGGCCGAGGCCTGCATCTCGTTCGACAGCGCGCCCCGGGCCGACCTGCTGTACGAGCCCCTGATGCGCGAGCGCCAGCAACTCTATTGCGGGCGGTCGCACCCGCTCTACGGCGCCCATGTCACCAACCCGGAAAGCCTGTTCGACCAGCGCTTCATCGTTGCCGGCCTCGACGAGCCCGACGATGTGCGCCACTTCCGCCAGCGCTATCGCTTAGGCGAGGTTCCGGTGGGCGAGGCCGAGAACCTGACCGAGGCCCAGCGCATGATCCGGTTGGGCATCGGCATCGGCTTCCTGCCCACGCCGGTGATCGAGGATACGGCGCGCCGCCAGGAGTTCTGGCCGATCCTGCCCTCGGCCATGCTGCCCAACTACCTGCTCTACCTGATCACCAAGCCGGCGGCGCAGCAGACCCTGCCGACCCAGCTTTTCCTGGCCGAGATCCGCCGCCGCCTGGCCGCCCGCGGCGGCCCGATCTGA
- a CDS encoding SDR family NAD(P)-dependent oxidoreductase produces the protein MGEGLQGKRAVVTGAASGIGQAIAQAFAAAGATVIGLDLENGRGAGFEIVAADLAAPAAITAGVASAAAQLGGIDVLVNCAGIELPAPLASLTLEALDRTIAVNLRGPILVTQAALPHMGKDGRIINIASELAYLGRAGSSAYAATKGAILSLTRSWARELAPDILVNAVAPGPIDTPLLDFANQPAAVRAMDLSNPLQRIGRPAEVAAAVLFLAGPQAGFITGQCLGVDGGAAMH, from the coding sequence ATGGGCGAGGGGTTGCAAGGCAAGCGCGCGGTGGTCACGGGTGCCGCCAGCGGCATCGGCCAGGCCATCGCCCAAGCCTTCGCCGCCGCCGGGGCCACGGTGATCGGCCTCGACCTCGAGAATGGCCGGGGGGCGGGTTTCGAGATCGTCGCCGCCGACCTGGCCGCGCCCGCGGCGATCACGGCGGGCGTTGCCAGTGCGGCCGCGCAACTGGGCGGGATCGACGTGCTGGTCAATTGCGCCGGGATCGAACTGCCGGCACCGCTGGCCAGCCTGACCCTCGAGGCCCTGGACCGCACCATCGCCGTCAACCTGCGCGGCCCCATCCTGGTCACCCAGGCGGCCCTGCCGCACATGGGCAAGGATGGCCGGATCATCAACATCGCCTCGGAACTGGCCTATCTGGGCCGTGCCGGCTCATCGGCCTATGCCGCGACCAAGGGCGCGATCCTGTCCCTGACCCGGTCCTGGGCGCGGGAACTGGCGCCCGACATCCTGGTCAATGCCGTGGCGCCCGGCCCGATCGACACCCCCCTGCTCGACTTCGCCAACCAGCCGGCGGCGGTGCGGGCCATGGACCTGTCCAACCCGCTGCAGCGCATCGGCCGGCCGGCCGAGGTGGCGGCCGCGGTCCTGTTCCTGGCCGGCCCGCAGGCAGGCTTCATCACCGGCCAATGTCTGGGCGTCGACGGCGGCGCCGCGATGCACTGA
- a CDS encoding creatininase, giving the protein MTDSVFMAEITWPEFDAKTRAKVPFFLPVGATEQHGPHLPLGVDVYLPTHVAAKVAAEVGGLVAPTIPYGYKSQPRSGGGQAFPGTTSLAAHTLSLVVRDVVHDLGLHGVRRFVIVNGHFENTWPIIEGLDLAIRELRRDGIDDVTAMRLEYWDFVHRQTLDRLFPEGFPGTDLEHASLLETSMMLVVRPDLVDMEKVPSDGPARFPTYDRTPVPPGMVPASGVLARAQGSTAEKGQWLIDDHVSLIAAAVRREFGL; this is encoded by the coding sequence ATGACCGACAGCGTCTTCATGGCGGAAATCACCTGGCCCGAATTCGACGCCAAGACCCGGGCCAAGGTCCCCTTCTTCCTGCCCGTCGGCGCCACCGAGCAGCACGGGCCCCATCTGCCGCTGGGGGTCGACGTCTACCTGCCCACCCATGTCGCGGCCAAGGTCGCGGCCGAGGTGGGCGGCCTGGTCGCGCCGACCATCCCCTATGGTTACAAGTCGCAGCCGCGTTCGGGCGGCGGCCAGGCGTTTCCCGGCACCACCAGCCTGGCCGCCCATACCCTGAGCCTGGTGGTCCGCGACGTGGTCCATGACCTGGGCCTGCACGGCGTGCGCCGCTTCGTCATCGTCAACGGCCATTTCGAGAATACCTGGCCGATCATCGAGGGGCTGGACCTTGCCATCCGCGAGTTGCGCCGCGACGGGATCGACGATGTCACGGCCATGCGCCTGGAATACTGGGACTTCGTCCACCGGCAAACCCTGGACCGCCTGTTCCCCGAGGGATTTCCCGGGACCGATCTCGAACATGCCAGCCTGCTGGAAACCTCGATGATGCTGGTGGTCCGGCCCGACCTGGTCGACATGGAAAAGGTCCCCAGCGACGGCCCGGCCCGCTTCCCCACCTATGACCGCACGCCGGTGCCGCCCGGCATGGTGCCGGCCTCCGGCGTGCTGGCCCGCGCCCAGGGCTCCACGGCGGAGAAGGGGCAGTGGCTGATCGACGATCACGTCTCCCTGATCGCGGCGGCGGTGCGTCGTGAATTCGGCCTGTGA
- a CDS encoding aromatic ring-hydroxylating oxygenase subunit alpha: protein MAALDAIRQDVIATAARPLDQAITLPPAAYTDEAHFALEREAVLKSGWLCLAHVSQLKTAGSYLALDLFDEPLLVVRDKAGEIRVLSRVCAHRAMDIMPDAPASGKVGLLVCPYHRWVYNLDGSLRGCSQMQHAASFDKRDWPLASFRSEVWHGFVFVNFDGQAEPLEQQYADFARAIAPWQVAEMEIAIDMAWDCPFNWKVMIENWMESYHHIGAHSKTLNLSMPGEATWSEPEHPHFIQAHLPYTDKLRGELAAAAAGGDKVPGFAPVPGLSDEQAHEWGLFVGHPCFMFLTTHDRVLWYRLLPVAADRCTLLTTTLVSKAAMAAADFEASLTSETEMLRAFHCEDMVVNAGVQRGLKSAKAVRGRLSHLEEPVWLIQRHLAARLQGRHPARASRAPYFGPRAAKAAE, encoded by the coding sequence ATGGCCGCGCTCGACGCCATCCGGCAGGACGTGATCGCCACCGCGGCCCGCCCGCTCGATCAGGCGATCACCCTGCCGCCCGCGGCCTATACCGACGAGGCCCACTTCGCCCTGGAGCGGGAGGCGGTGCTGAAAAGCGGCTGGCTGTGCCTCGCCCATGTCTCGCAGCTCAAGACCGCCGGCAGCTATCTGGCGCTCGACCTGTTCGACGAACCGCTGCTGGTCGTCCGCGACAAGGCCGGCGAGATCCGCGTGCTCTCCCGCGTCTGTGCCCACCGGGCGATGGACATCATGCCGGATGCGCCCGCGAGCGGCAAGGTCGGGCTGCTGGTCTGCCCCTATCATCGCTGGGTCTATAACCTGGACGGTTCCCTGCGCGGCTGCTCCCAGATGCAGCATGCGGCGAGCTTCGACAAGCGGGACTGGCCGCTGGCCAGCTTCCGCAGCGAGGTCTGGCACGGCTTCGTCTTCGTCAATTTCGACGGACAGGCCGAACCCCTGGAACAGCAATATGCCGACTTTGCCCGGGCGATCGCACCGTGGCAGGTGGCCGAGATGGAAATCGCCATCGACATGGCCTGGGACTGCCCGTTCAACTGGAAGGTGATGATCGAGAACTGGATGGAGTCCTATCATCACATCGGCGCCCACAGCAAAACCCTGAACCTCTCCATGCCCGGCGAGGCGACCTGGAGCGAGCCGGAACATCCCCACTTCATCCAGGCCCACCTGCCCTATACCGACAAGCTGCGGGGCGAACTGGCCGCGGCGGCGGCCGGCGGGGACAAGGTGCCGGGCTTTGCGCCCGTGCCAGGGTTGAGCGACGAGCAGGCCCACGAATGGGGGCTGTTCGTCGGCCATCCGTGCTTCATGTTCCTGACCACCCATGACCGGGTGCTGTGGTACCGCCTGCTGCCCGTGGCCGCCGATCGCTGCACGCTGCTGACCACCACGCTGGTCTCGAAGGCGGCCATGGCGGCAGCGGATTTCGAGGCGTCGCTGACAAGCGAGACGGAAATGCTGCGCGCCTTCCACTGCGAGGACATGGTGGTGAACGCCGGGGTGCAGCGCGGCCTGAAATCGGCCAAGGCGGTGCGCGGCCGCCTGAGCCACCTGGAGGAGCCGGTGTGGCTGATCCAGCGCCACCTCGCCGCCCGGCTCCAGGGCCGCCACCCTGCCCGTGCCAGCCGCGCCCCCTATTTCGGGCCGCGGGCCGCAAAGGCGGCGGAGTAG
- a CDS encoding alpha/beta hydrolase yields the protein MRAFLRLIRRIERFIVGLLVKLPERVLLLLSGARPIRIGSRTLDPQLQFLLKLISYQPRMERVSPVKARLLYNRLASTMGGTPRAVERVEELAIPGPAGALRARLYVPHGAALPAPMLVFFHGGGFVVGDLDDYEVPCRLLADEAKCLVLSAEYRLAPEAQFPAQSDDAEAVWRWANAQAASLGADPQRIAVGGDSAGGHIAAALSQVAESRGAPRPKHQLLIYPSADMTQAWPSLDLYAEGFMLTKPLLEHFMGSVLPAGADVDDPRVTPLRAPSLAGLPSATVVLAGFDPLQDQGQAYAQAMAASQVPVKTLMYERLIHGFVSFPGTVERADKAMREIAAELKLGLAA from the coding sequence ATGCGGGCATTTTTGCGACTGATCAGAAGGATCGAGCGGTTCATCGTCGGCCTTCTGGTCAAACTGCCGGAACGCGTCCTGCTGCTGCTGTCGGGGGCGCGGCCGATCAGGATCGGCAGCCGGACCCTCGACCCGCAACTGCAATTCCTGCTCAAGCTGATCTCCTATCAGCCGCGCATGGAGCGGGTTTCGCCGGTCAAGGCACGGCTGCTCTACAACCGCCTGGCCAGCACCATGGGCGGCACGCCGCGCGCGGTCGAGCGGGTCGAGGAACTGGCGATCCCCGGGCCGGCCGGCGCCTTGCGGGCGCGGCTCTATGTTCCCCATGGCGCGGCGCTGCCGGCGCCGATGCTGGTGTTCTTCCATGGCGGCGGTTTCGTCGTGGGCGATCTCGATGATTACGAAGTGCCGTGCCGGCTGTTGGCCGACGAGGCGAAATGCCTGGTGCTGTCGGCCGAATATCGCCTGGCGCCCGAGGCCCAGTTCCCGGCGCAGAGCGACGATGCCGAAGCCGTGTGGCGCTGGGCCAACGCGCAGGCGGCGAGCCTGGGGGCCGATCCGCAGCGGATCGCCGTGGGCGGCGACAGCGCCGGCGGCCACATCGCCGCCGCCCTGTCGCAGGTTGCCGAAAGCCGGGGGGCGCCGCGGCCCAAGCACCAATTGCTGATCTATCCGTCGGCCGACATGACGCAAGCCTGGCCCTCCCTCGACCTCTATGCCGAGGGCTTCATGCTGACCAAGCCGCTGCTCGAGCATTTCATGGGCAGCGTGCTGCCGGCCGGCGCCGATGTCGATGATCCGCGGGTAACGCCCCTGCGCGCGCCGAGCCTGGCGGGCCTGCCCTCGGCGACCGTCGTCCTGGCCGGCTTCGATCCGCTGCAGGACCAGGGCCAAGCCTATGCGCAAGCCATGGCCGCCTCGCAGGTCCCGGTGAAGACCCTGATGTACGAGCGGCTGATCCACGGTTTCGTGTCGTTCCCCGGCACCGTCGAGAGGGCCGACAAGGCCATGCGCGAGATCGCGGCGGAATTGAAGCTGGGCCTCGCCGCCTGA
- a CDS encoding alpha/beta hydrolase: MGIRRTFEKYLVAGLVRLPESWLLKMSGGAPLTAEGKRLDTQLQFLLALAAKRPRIDQLPVDGARQLYRDMAYSFGGRARPMSRTEERRVAGPYGDIPVRLYVPNGLPQGPAPTLVWFHGGGFVIGDLESYDLPCRQLADQARCQVLSVEYRLAPEHPFPRPVDECLAVWRHVAANPADYNADPARIGVGGDSAGAHLSAVISQQARLAGEPLPRHQLLIYPVTDLTREWASHTTYAEGYLLTRDLMNYFMSKFLPEGTDVADVKVSPLQAADLSGLPPATLVIAGFDPLQDEGRAYGDALARAGVPVKVLNYNTLTHGLISLAGVVKAADGAMAEISAAVRAGLGA; the protein is encoded by the coding sequence GTGGGTATCCGTCGGACATTCGAGAAATACCTGGTCGCCGGTCTGGTGCGCCTGCCGGAAAGCTGGCTGCTCAAGATGTCGGGCGGCGCGCCGCTGACGGCGGAGGGCAAGCGCCTGGACACCCAGTTGCAGTTCCTGCTGGCCCTGGCCGCCAAGCGGCCGCGGATCGACCAGTTGCCGGTCGACGGCGCCCGCCAGCTCTACCGCGACATGGCCTACAGCTTCGGCGGGCGGGCCCGGCCCATGTCCCGGACCGAAGAGCGGCGGGTGGCCGGCCCCTACGGCGATATCCCGGTGCGTCTCTACGTGCCCAACGGCCTGCCCCAGGGCCCGGCGCCGACGCTGGTCTGGTTCCATGGCGGCGGCTTCGTCATCGGTGATCTGGAAAGTTACGACCTGCCCTGCCGGCAGCTTGCCGACCAGGCGCGTTGCCAGGTGCTGTCGGTCGAATACCGCCTGGCGCCGGAACATCCCTTCCCCAGGCCGGTCGACGAGTGCCTGGCGGTCTGGCGCCATGTCGCGGCCAATCCGGCCGACTATAACGCCGACCCGGCCCGCATCGGCGTGGGCGGCGACAGCGCCGGCGCGCACCTGTCGGCGGTGATCAGCCAGCAGGCCAGGCTGGCGGGCGAACCGCTGCCCCGTCACCAGTTGCTGATCTATCCGGTCACCGACCTGACCCGCGAATGGGCCTCGCACACGACCTATGCCGAGGGCTATCTGCTGACCCGCGACCTGATGAATTATTTCATGTCGAAGTTCCTGCCCGAGGGGACCGACGTCGCCGATGTCAAGGTCTCGCCCCTGCAGGCGGCCGATCTCTCGGGTCTGCCGCCGGCAACCCTGGTGATCGCCGGTTTCGATCCCCTGCAGGACGAGGGACGGGCCTACGGCGATGCGCTGGCCCGGGCGGGCGTCCCGGTAAAAGTGTTGAATTACAACACCTTGACCCATGGCTTGATCTCCCTGGCCGGGGTCGTCAAGGCAGCCGACGGGGCCATGGCCGAGATTTCGGCGGCGGTGCGGGCCGGCCTCGGCGCCTGA
- a CDS encoding TetR/AcrR family transcriptional regulator produces the protein MRTDTAAAAVDLEDIGAEDEPMSGKRAATKALNRAQILAAAREVFAELGYEGTTVRDIIRRTSLASGTFYNYFPTKEAVFRAVVEDSARTVRQRLRVDRRGARTFEEFCLRAYFTYFRYVIDDRPTYDLIRRNTAAIASVFDSPELAEGRDELREDIADAVERGLLPASTDVDYLTLAVQGIAVNLAGRMIEAGDTDAEYAARFATGLLTGGVGRAAGVGRRRQDI, from the coding sequence ATGAGGACGGATACTGCAGCAGCCGCGGTCGACCTGGAGGACATCGGTGCCGAGGACGAGCCGATGTCGGGCAAGCGCGCGGCCACCAAGGCGCTGAACCGGGCCCAGATCCTGGCCGCCGCGCGGGAGGTTTTCGCCGAGCTGGGCTATGAGGGCACCACGGTGCGCGACATCATCCGCCGCACCTCGCTCGCCTCCGGCACCTTCTACAACTACTTCCCGACCAAGGAGGCGGTGTTCCGTGCCGTGGTCGAGGACAGCGCCCGCACCGTGCGCCAGCGCCTGCGCGTCGATCGCCGCGGCGCCCGCACCTTCGAGGAATTCTGTCTGCGCGCCTATTTCACCTATTTCCGCTATGTCATCGACGACCGCCCGACCTATGACCTGATCCGGCGCAATACCGCCGCCATCGCCAGCGTTTTCGACAGCCCGGAACTGGCGGAAGGGCGCGACGAGTTGCGCGAGGATATCGCCGATGCGGTCGAGCGCGGCCTGTTGCCGGCCTCGACCGATGTCGACTACCTGACGCTGGCGGTCCAGGGGATCGCCGTCAACCTGGCCGGCCGCATGATCGAGGCGGGCGATACCGATGCCGAATATGCCGCGCGCTTTGCCACCGGCCTGCTGACCGGCGGGGTCGGCCGCGCCGCCGGCGTCGGCCGCCGCCGGCAGGATATCTAG